The Brassica oleracea var. oleracea cultivar TO1000 chromosome C7, BOL, whole genome shotgun sequence sequence AAAAAAGCACTGGTGGGGTCAGTTACAAATGTGACTAGATTAAAACAAAACTATGCAAATCTGCAATATAGTATGCCTAAGAGTAAAACACCTACATTATATACCATATAGATGAGAAGCTTCACGTCAACATCAATCAAAAACATATTTTTCAATGTTATTATTTATGTTTCTTACAGTTAAATATATCATTCACAATTTTTATTTAAAATGAATTTTTTTATATATATACTAAAAACTTTACCTTAAATAAATCCCCTATACTATATTTGCGAATTGATTTTGCCACATGTACTTTGTACAATCATTTTTACAAAAAAAATGATGACATGGCTAACAAGATTGAAAACATGGCTTATAGTTAATATGACATGGACAATCACATTTATTAGTGACATATATTTTTGGTACACTTTATAAAATATGGCAATAACTAATACATTACATTTATTGTTGATTTATATTTTTGTTAAACTTCTTAAAATTTGGTAATAATTCATAAATCATAACTAAAATAAATATATTGAAATATGCATTATAAATTTCGAAATACATTATTTAATTGTATTTTTATAATTATACAACTTTTATTACTAATATTTTCAAAATTTTCTACATTTTTTTAAAAAATTAATAAATTGTTAATAGTAATTTTATTAGTTTCTTTTAGATATCTACAAATTTTATAAATATTGTTTAGCTATAATTTTTAATAACTATATAATTTTTATATGATTTTTAGTAATTTTATACAAGTTGATTTAATACATTTAACCAAAATAAACAGATAAAAAATTTATCTAAGATTTGAATTTTAAATATATTACATATATATTATTAAATGTAATTTAAAATAAACAAAATTATTATTTTTCTTAATTTTATGCTTAAATAATCAACTTTATATTAAATATTAGTCAAAAATAATAAAATATATAATATTAATAAATTTCATTTTAAATATAATTTAATTTTTAAAAAATTTATCATTGCACCATGTGCGGAAAAACACCTAGTAAATAAATAAAGGTAAAGTTTTTTTAATCCTAAAAACCTATATAAATGTTGAGCCGGACATGATTGCAAAAACTTAAAAGGAAAACATCTAGTTGACAAAATAAAAAACACCTACATTTTATCATATACTACTAGATAAGAAGCTTCCATGTCAATAACAATAAAACACAAAAGCAAACATGTTTTCAATGTAACAATAAATAAAAAAGACATTGCATAAAACCATACTTCAGCATACAATGAGCGACTTGACGAAGCTCAGAAAATGACATTTACATAAAAACACCAAACAAATCCTACGGCTCTCGGGGGATTTCAGCAAAACCTTTCCCTTTGCATCGGTCTGGTTCTGACCCGAGAGATAGCACCTAGACACAAAACCAGTTTCAGTTATTGCAAAGGCTTTTTCTAATACCCTAATGATTCATATCAAATTTTACCAAGACAATGGCTTTATCGCGGATGGTTTCCGCTTGATCTTGGACGACCAAACCTTCGTCTTCTTCTTGGAACATGATTGGAACCATCACCTGTTTCGTTTTGTAAACGCAACCCTTCACCATCATCATCATCATTGTCTTCATCTTGTAGACCCAATAGATTCTCCCCCCAAAGATATCGCCTATCTGAAGAAGAACGGCGATGAGTGTTCCTCCAAGCCCTTGACCTGTGAGATCTTGATCCACCACCACCACTGCCACTACCACTAGACCCTCCGTTGTTTTCAAGAGACCCAATCATCTGAAACAGTACGAAAGTAGTCCAAATGTCGCTGCTGCTGTTGCTGCCGCCTCCATTTCCGGCTTCCCTCTCACCTGGGAACCTATCTCCGTTTTCTATAACGTAGTCTCCTACAACAACAGCACCGGGCATGGCAGAACGTATCGCACTGACTATATCTCCATACTCCCTCTGGTTCTCCAGGCGTCTCCAAGCTCTCTCTCTCGTCGGATCAGTGTCTGAAGGACGAGACGTTGGGTGGATCCTTCTTGCATGTCGGCGCAGATCCTGGTAGTTACCCGTGAATGAGCAAGACTCTCGTGAGCAGCTTCTGTTCTTCATGTCGAGATAGCTTCTCACTTCTTCTACCACCTTAAATCCTAAAACAGTACCACGGCAAAGAGGACATTTCAAATTCGTGGTTTCCTCTCCCACTCCACTCCTCCTCAGGGACTCAGAATCCCTAACAGCGACTTGGTTTCCAGGCACACGGTGGAAAGTGCTTTGAGGTTCGTTAATGTTTGCCCTTGAAGCAGAGTTTGGCTCGGGATTGGGATCAGTTGGGGGTTCGGAGTGCAGTTTCTTGAACCTGTCGAGGCAATTGGAGTGACGGTAACTGGTGTCACAGATGTAAGACCTGCAACCTTTGTCGTGAGAGGTGCAGAGCAGGAGAACAGCATTGTGAGGGTGATCCATGCAGACAGGACATGTAACCTCATCCAGTACTTTGTGAAGAGCATTAGGATCTGACTCGGGACTTAATTTTCGCTTTACCCCAGCCATCTTGTTCTAAACACTGTGTAAAGCTACTCACGCATACAGTTAGAAAAACTTGTTGACTTTGTCAATTAAAAGGGAAAATTTACACGAGAAAAAAGACATTGATTTACATGAATCAAAATAATGTAGCAGCAAAAAAAAAAAAAAAATAAAGATTCAAGAACCAAGTGAAAAACATAAGAAACATATATATTATAGTGATACATGGTGTTGAACTTTTCATAAATAAACTTGGACAAAGAGAGATAATTAGCTGAAAATAAACTTACCGAAAGAGATCAATCAATCTTTATTAGGAGGCTGTCGAAAATCTACTTTGTTACTATTTGAGGGGCTGAACTTTTAACTTGAAGATCACTTTTTCTGAACAAAACCACAAACACAGCAAATATAAATTAAGTAAAGCACAATAAATTTGTTAAGCAGTTGGGAAACCAAAGTGTCCTAAAACCTGCATCCCCAAAAAAAAGCAGCCTGAGAAACTTATCCCAATAGCATGATTGTTCATTAACACACAACTAGGTAGGTCCACACATATACATATTCATAGAAACCACTGTCAAGTTAGTAGCATCATCATTGGAAGATAATAAACGACAGAATCCTACAACCATGACAACGTGTTTGCTCCTTGAGACATTAGGGATTTACTAAGAGAGAGTTTGGCTGAATTGGAAACCAAGAGAACGCACTCAAATCACAAAGTTTAAATCATTAGAAATCAGATTCTTTATTCCTAAACATGAATATAATATCCAAATCTCTCCGTCAAATTCACAAACTTTCAACCACAAACCCAAACCCATATGTCAACAAAGAGTTAACACAAGAAATCACTCAAATCCAAGTTTAAAACCTTTGGAATCTAGTCAATTTCACCAACTTTCAACGACGCAAACAAATATACTCACAATCATTACATATTTCATCAATGGATCTATCAAGAACTAGATCCCGATCAATCCGACATAACGTGGATTAAAAATCAAATCAAATCGGGTGAGGAATTTACAAATCGAAGGTTCTTCCGTCTGCAAAGGACTCGATTCTGATGGTAATCTCTCTTTCTCTCGATCCTCTCTCTACCTATATGAGAAGATTGGAAGATGCTGAGATTTAGGAGGAAATTGGGTTCGGCGTAACAATGAAAGGACAATCGATGATTTCACTCTTATTTACGGTTATTTTTATCACGCCAAACAAACAAACATCGCACTCGCAACCCCTTTTTTTTCTACAATTTTTCCCTACATTATTTTAAAAAGCTTAATTAATTGAAAACTAAAAAGAAAATGGACATTTAAAAATCAATAAAAGTTGTCATACTCTTCATTAATCTCAAAAATATACATGCTCTTCGTTAATCTCAAAAATATCACTCTCTTTTATTGACCAAACCATTCTGTATTAGATTATAGGAAAAAAAATTATGTTTAACACTTTCAAGGTATCATTTTTCATCTTTACCACCACTAAAGTGATATTTTCAAAAAATATATTCTTCACTAAGTGACAAAATACTCTTATACTCTTGTTATTTATATATATAATAAATCATTATTTAAATAATTTTTTTAAAAAATTATATTTTCGAATTATACTTTTCAAATTCGAATTTTTTTATAAGCTTTTTTTTTGAAATTTTGTTTTTCGATTTTTTTTTCAAATTTTTTTTTTGAAAATCGAAAATTATGTTTGAAACTATTTTTTTTTTTTAAATTATATTTTTAAAGTATTTATTTATATATTTATTAGAATCCTAAATTTCACGTTCCAAAAACCCTACCTTACCCCTCAACTTTAAAACCTAAGTCTATATTAGTTAACCCTAGGGGTAGAACCGTCTTTTATCATTCATTAAAAGTGAGGGTAAAAATGATTAGTGTAAACATGAAAATTGGTAATATGAATGTGGTATTTGTGACAATTTCTCTATATTATAGTCAACATAAGTCGTCATCTATTTATTTGTTGTTTTGCCCAAAAAAAAAAGTTATTCACATTTAAACGCCTAAAACCTTAACTGATTTCATCTCTCTGATTTTAAACTCGAAATCATCTCTTACAAATCAACATAACGAAATGGTGAGAAGAAAATGTTTTGTGCAACAATGAGAAAGATAATAGAGGTGAGCATGAACCTATAGTGATGAACGAACCAAGTAATTTTGAAAGTAATGATGAAGATGAGTAAAGCCAAGTTACAAAAAAAAAATGATGAAGATGAGTGCAAACCTATGACTAGTGATAAATTTGATGTTATTTGGTTGAGGTTACAAATGAGGTTTAAGCATGGTTTTGAAAACCGGTCCGACCGTGACTCGTTGAAGAACCCGAGTCGGATTCGGTTTAAAATTCGGATTTGAACAAAACCGGTAAAACTGGCTAAAAATCAGTAAAACCGGTGATCCAGGTCAACTTCAAACCCTGGTTCTAAAAATCAACATATAATTAATGTGTTTTCATGTTATTCAAATTTAGTATTTCATAATCAATGTTTGACTATCACTATTTAATTTGTTTTTTATTAAGTTTTTTGTTTCATAAGAAACAACGTAAAAAAAATATTTTTAGCTATGATATACTTCTTATTTTGCCATATTTATAAAAAAAAAAATAGAATTTTAGTTGAAAGAATAAATAAATACGGTAATATGAACAGTCAATTATTTGGTTTTTATCAATTTCAGTTCACATAATATTCACTTGTTTATAGTATATATATAGCTAGATTTATCACTACAAGAAAACAGCGGTATTCTGACGGACATTCCGACGGAAAATGAAATCCTCGGAATATACCGAGGAATTTTGTGTTTCCTCGGAATTTCCTCGGAATATACCGACGGAATTCCGAGGAAACCTCAGTCCGTCGGAATATTCCGAGGAAATTCCGAGGAACAATGTGTTCCTCGGAAAAAACCGATGAATTCTGAGAAAATATTATAGCCGTTGGAGAGCCGTTGGAGGATTTTACAAAATTCCGAGGAAATTCCGACGAACTAGCCTTTTCCGTCGGAATTCCGTCGGAATTTCCTAGGTATGTCGGCAGGATTTAAACTATAAATACAAGCACTCCTCTTCCTCTTCTTTCACTCCATATCTTCATCCTCCCTCTTACTCTATTTACACACGAATTTGATTCATAAAAAATATGTCTTCTTCAAATTATTTTCGTTCTTGGATCGATCGACCTCATTTGGATCCGAACACGAGATTGCTTACGGAAGAATACCAACGAGGTATAACNNNNNNNNNNNNNNNNNNNNNNNNNNNNNNNNNNNNNNNNNNNNNNNNNNNNNNNNNNNNNNNNNNNNNNNNNNNNNNNNNNNNNNNNNNNNNNNNNNNNNNNNNNNNNNNNNNNNNNNNNNNNNNNNNNNNNNNNNNNNNNNNNNNNNNNNNNNNNNNNNNNNNNNNNNNNNNNNNNNNNNNNNNNNNNNNNNNNNNNNNNNNNNNNNNNNNNNNNNNNNNNNNNNNNNNNNNNNNNNNNNNNNNNNNNNNNNNNNNNNNNNNNNNNNNNNNNNNNNNNNNNNNNNNNNNNNNNNNNNNNNNNNNNNNNNNNNNNNNNNNNNNNNNNNNNNNNNNNNNNNNNNNNNNNNNNNNNNNNNNNNNNNNNNNNNNNNNNNNNNNNNNNNNNNNNNNNNNNNNNNNNNNNNNNNNNNNNNNNNNNNNNNNNNNNNNNNNNNNNNNNNNNNNNNNNNNNNNNNNNNNNNNNNNNNNNNNNNNNNNNNNNNNNNNNNNNNNNNNNNNNNNNNNNNNNNNNNNNNNNNNNNNNNNNNNNNNNNNNNNNNNNNNNNNNNNNNNNNNNNNNNNNNNNNNNNNNNNNNNNNNNNNNNNNNNNNNNNNNNNNNNNNNNNNNNNNNNNNNNNNNNNNNNNNNNNNNNNNNNNNNNNNNNNNNNNNNNNNNNNNNNNNNNNNNNNNNNNNNNNNNNNNNNNNNNNNNNNNNNNNNNNNNNNNNNNNNNNNNNNNNNNNNNNNNNNNNNNNNNNNNNNNNNNNNNNNNNNNNNNNNNNNNNNNNNNNNNNNNNNNNNNNNNNNNNNNNNNNNNNNNNNNNNNNNNNNNNNNNNNNNNNNNNNNNNNNNNNNNNNNNNNNNNNNNNNNNNNNNNNNNNNNNNNNNNNNNNNNNNNNNNNNNNNNNNNNNNNNNNNNNNNNNNNNNNNNNNNNNNNNNNNNNNNNNNNNNNNNNNNNNNNNNNNNNNNNNNNNNNNNNNNNNNNNNNNNNNNNNNNNNNNNNNNNNNNNNNNNNNNNNNNNNNNNNNNNNNNNNNNNNNNNNNNNNNNNNNNNNNNNNNNNNNNNNNNNNNNNNNNNNNNNNNNNNNNNNNNNNNNNNNNNNNNNNNNNNNNNNNNNNNNNNNNNNNNNNNNNNNNNNNNNNNNNNNNNNNNNNNNNNNNNNNNNNNNNNNNNNNNNNNNNNNNNNNNNNNNNNNNNNNNNNNNNNNNNNNNNNNNNNNNNNNNNNNNNNNNNNNNNNNNNNNNNNNNNNNNNNNNNNNNNNNNNNNNNNNNNNNNNNNNNNNNNNNNNNNNNNNNNNNNNNNNNNNNNNNNNNNNNNNNNNNNNNNNNNNNNNNNNNNNNNNNNNNNNNNNNNNNNNNNNNNNNNNNNNNNNNNNNNNNNNNNNNNNNNNNNNNNNNNNNNNNNNNNNNNNNNNNNNNNNNNNNNNNNNNNNNNNNNNNNNNNNNNNNNNNNNNNNNNNNNNNNNNNNNNNNNNNNNNNNNNNNNNNNNNNNNNNNNNNNNNNNNNNNNNNNNNNNNNNNNNNNNNNNNNNNNNNNNNNNNNNNNNNNNNNNNNNNNNNNNNNNNNNNNNNNNNNNNNNNNNNNNNNNNNNNNNNNNNNNNNNNNNNNNNNNNNNNNNNNNNNNNNNNNNNNNNNNNNNNNNNNNNNNNNNNNNNNNNNNNNNNNNNNNNNNNNNNNNNNNNNNNNNNNNNNNNNNNNNNNNNNNNNNNNNNNNNNNNNNNNNNNNNNNNNNNNNNNNNNNNNNNNNNNNNNNNNNNNNNNNNNNNNNNNNNNNNNNNNNNNNNNNNNNNNNNNNNNNNNNNNNNNNNNNNNNNNNNNNNNNNNNNNNNNNNNNNNNNNNNNNNNNNNNNNNNNNNNNNNNNNNNNNNNNNNNNNNNNNNNNNNNNNNNNNNNNNNNNNNNNNNNNNNNNNNNNNNNNNNNNNNNNNNNNNNNNNNNNNNNNNNNNNNNNNNNNNNNNNNNNNNNNNNNNNNNNNNNNNNNNNNNNNNNNNNNNNNNNNNNNNNNNNNNNNNNNNNNNNNNNNNNNNNNNNNNNNNNNNNNNNNNNNNNNNNNNNNNNNNNNNNNNNNNNNNNNNNNNNNNNNNNNNNNNNNNNNNNNNNNNNNNNNNNNNNNNNNNNNNNNNNNNNNNNNNNNNNNNNNNNNNNNNNNNNNNNNNNNNNNNNNNNNNNNNNNNNNNNNNNNNNNNNNNNNNNNNNNNNNNNNNNNNNNNNNNNNNNNNNNNNNNNNNNNNNNNNNNNNNNNNNNNNNNNNNNNNNNNNNNNNNNNNNNNNNNNNNNNNNNNNNNNNNNNNNNNNNNNNNNNNNNNNNNNNNNNNNNNNNNNNNNNNNNNNNNNNNNNNNNNNNNNNNNNNNNNNNNNNNNNNNNNNNNNNNNNNNNNNNNNNNNNNNNNNNNNNNNNNNNNNNNNNNNNNNNNNNNNNNNNNNNNNNNNNNNNNNNNNNNNNNNNNNNNNNNNNNNNNNNNNNNNNNNNNNNNNNNNNNNNNNNNNNNNNNNNNNNNNNNNNNNNNNNNNNNNNNNNNNNNNNNNNNNNNNNNNNNNNNNNNNNNNNNNNNNNNNNNNNNNNNNNNNNNNNNNNNNNNNNNNNNNNNNNNNNNNNNNNNNNNNNNNNNNNNNNNNNNNNNNNNNNNNNNNNNNNNNNNNNNNNNNNNNNNNNNNNNNNNNNNNNNNNNNNNNNNNNNNNNNNNNNNNNNNNNNNNNNNNNNNNNNNNNNNNNNNNNNNNNNNNNNNNNNNNNNNNNNNNNNNNNNNNNNNNNNNNNNNNNNNNNNNNNNNNNNNNNNNNNNNNNNNNNNNNNNNNNNNNNNNNNNNNNNNNNNNNNNNNNNNNNNNNNNNNNNNNNNNNNNNNNNNNNNNNNNNNNNNNNNNNNNNNNNNNNNNNNNNNNNNNNNNNNNNNNNNNNNNNNNNNNNNNNNNNNNNNNNNNNNNNNNNNNNNNNNNNNNNNNNNNNNNNNNNNNNNNNNNNNNNNNNNNNNNNNNNNNNNNNNNNNNNNNNNNNNNNNNNNNNNNNNNNNNNNNNNNNNNNNNNNNNNNNNNNNNNNNNNNNNNNNNNNNNNNNNNNNNNNNNNNNNNNNNNNNNNNNNNNNNNNNNNNNNNNNNNNNNNNNNNNNNNNNNNNNNNNNNNNNNNNNNNNNNNNNNNNNNNNNNNNNNNNNNNNNNNNNNNNNNNNNNNNNNNNNNNNNNNNNNNNNNNNNNNNNNNNNNNNNNNNNNNNNNNNNNNNNNNNNNNNNNNNNNNNNNNNNNNNNNNNNNNNNNNNNNNNNNNNNNNNNNNNNNNNNNNNNNNNNNNNNNNNNNNNNNNNNNNNNNNNNNNNNNNNNNNNNNNNNNNNNNNNNNNNNNNNNNNNNNNNNNNNNNNNNNNNNNNNNNNNNNNNNNNNNNNNNNNNNNNNNNNNNNNNNNNNNNNNNNNNNNNNNNNNNNNNNNNNNNNNNNNNNNNNNNNNNNNNNNNNNNNNNNNNNNNNNNNNNNNNNNNNNNNNNNNNNNNNNNNNNNNNNNNNNNNNNNNNNNNNNNNNNNNNNNNNNNNNNNNNNNNNNNNNNNNNNNNNNNNNNNNNNNNNNNNNNNNNNNNNNNNNNNNNNNNNNNNNNNNNNNNNNNNNNNNNNNNNNNNNNNNNNNNNNNNNNNNNNNNNNNNNNNNNNNNNNNNNNNNNNNNNNNNNNNNNNNNNNNNNNNNNNNNNNNNNNNNNNNNNNNNNNNNNNNNNNNNNNNNNNNNNNNNNNNNNNNNNNNNNNNNNNNNNNNNNNNNNNNNNNNNNNNNNNNNNNNNNNNNNNNNNNNNNNNNNNNNNNNNNNNNNNNNNNNNNNNNNNNNNNNNNNNNNNNNNNNNNNNNNNNNNNNNNNNNNNNNNNNNNNNNNNNNNNNNNNNNNNNNNNNNNNNNNNNNNNNNNNNNNNNNNNNNNNNNNNNNNNNNNNNNNNNNNNNNNNNNNNNNNNNNNNNNNNNNNNNNNNNNNNNNNNNNNNNNNNNNNNNNNNNNNNNNNNNNNNNNNNNNNNNNNNNNNNNNNNNNNNNNNNNNNNNNNNNNNNNNNNNNNNNNNNNNNNNNNNNNNNNNNNNNNNNNNNNNNNNNNNNNNNNNNNNNNNNNNNNNNNNNNNNNNNNNNNNNNNNNNNNNNNNNNNNNNNNNNNNNNNNNNNNNNNNNNNNNNNNNNNNNNNNNNNNNNNNNNNNNNNNNNNNNNNNNNNNNNNNNNNNNNNNNNNNNNNNNNNNNNNNNNNNNNNNNNNNNNNNNNNNNNNNNNNNNNNNNNNNNNNNNNNNNNNNNNNNNNNNNNNNNNNNNNNNNNNNNNNNNNNNNNNNNNNNNNNNNNNNNNNNNNNNNNNNNNNNNNNNNNNNNNNNNNNNNNNNNNNNNNNNNNNNNNNNNNNNNNNNNNNNNNNNNNNNNNNNNNNNNNNNNNNNNNNNNNNNNNNNNNNNNNNNNNNNNNNNNNNNNNNNNNNNNNNNNNNNNNNNNNNNNNNNNNNNNNNNNNNNNNNNNNNNNNNNNNNNNNNNNNNNNNNNNNNNNNNNNNNNNNNNNNNNNNNNNNNNNNNNNNNNNNNNNNNNNNNNNNNNNNNNNNNNNNNNNNNNNNNNNNNNNNNNNNNNNNNNNNNNNNNNNNNNNNNNNNNNNNNNNNNNNNNNNNNNNNNNNNNNNNNNNNNNNNNNNNNNNNNNNNNNNNNNNNNNNNNNNNNNNNNNNNNNNNNNNNNNNNNNNNNNNNNNNNNNNNNNNNNNNNNNNNNNNNNNNNNNNNNNNNNNNNNNNNNNNNNNNNNNNNNNNNNNNNNNNNNNNNNNNNNNNNNNNNNNNNNNNNNNNNNNNNNNNNNNNNNNNNNNNNNNNNNNNNNNNNNNNNNNNNNNNNNNNNNNNNNNNNNNNNNNNNNNNNNNNNNNNNNNNNNNNNNNNNNNNNNNNNNNNNNNNNNNNNNNNNNNNNNNNNNNNNNNNNNNNNNNNNNNNNNNNNNNNNNNNNNNNNNNNNNNNNNNNNNNNNNNNNNNNNNNNNNNNNNNNNNNNNNNNNNNNNNNNNNNNNNNNNNNNNNNNNNNNNNNNNNNNNNNNNNNNNNNNNNNNNNNNNNNNNNNNNNNNNNNNNNNNNNNNNNNNNNNNNNNNNNNNNNNNNNNNNNNNNNNNNNNNNNNNNNNNNNNNNNNNNNNNNNNNNNNNNNNNNNNNNNNNNNNNNNNNNNNNNNNNNNNNNNNNNNNNNNNNNNNNNNNNNNNNNNNNNNNNNNNNNNNNNNNNNNNNNNNNNNNNNNNNNNNNNNNNNNNNNNNNNNNNNNNNNNNNNNNNNNNNNNNNNNNNNNNNNNNNNNNNNNNNNNNNNNNNNNNNNNNNNNNNNNNNNNNNNNNNNNNNNNNNNNNNNNNNNNNNNNNNNNNNNNNNNNNNNNNNNNNNNNNNNNNNNNNNNNNNNNNNNNNNNNNNNNNNNNNNNNNNNNNNNNNNNNNNNNNNNNNNNNNNNNNNNNNNNNNNNNNNNNNNNNNNNNNNNNNNNNNNNNNNNNNNNNNNNNNNNNNNNNNNNNNNNNNNNNNNNNNNNNNNNNNNNNNNNNNNNNNNNNNNNNNNNNNNNNNNNNNNNNNNNNNNNNNNNNNNNNNNNNNNNNNNNNNNNNNNNNNNNNNNNNNNNNNNNNNNNNNNNNNNNNNNNNNNNNNNNNNNNNNNNNNNNNNNNNNNNNNNNNNNNNNNNNNNNNNNNNNNNNNNNNNNNNNNNNNNNNNNNNNNNNNNNNNNNNNNNNNNNNNNNNNNNNNNNNNNNNNNNNNNNNNNNNNNNNNNNNNNNNNNNNNNNNNNNNNNNNNNNNNNNNNNNNNNNNNNNNNNNNNNNNNNNNNNNNNNNNNNNNNNNNNNNNNNNNNNNNNNNNNNNNNNNNNNNNNNNNNNNNNNNNNNNNNNNNNNNNNNNNNNNNNNNNNNNNNNNNNNNNNNNNNNNNNNNNNNNNNNNNNNNNNNNNNNNNNNNNNNNNNNNNNNNNNNNNNNNNNNNNNNNNNNNNNNNNNNNNNNNNNNNNNNNNNNNNNNNNNNNNNNNNNNNNNNNNNNNNNNNNNNNNNNNNNNNNNNNNNNNNNNNNNNNNNNNNNNNNNNNNNNNNNNNNNNNNNNNNNNNNNNNNNNNNNNNNNNNNNNNNNNNNNNNNNNNNNNNNNNNNNNNNNNNNNNNNNNNNNNNNNNNNNNNNNNNNNNNNNNNNNNNNNNNNNNNNNNNNNNNNNNNNNNNNNNNNNNNNNNNNNNNNNNNNNNNNNNNNNNNNNNNNNNNNNNNNNNNNNNNNNNNNNNNNNNNNNNNNNNNNNNNNNNNNNNNNNNNNNNNNNNNNNNNNNNNNNNNNNNNNNNNNNNNNNNNNNNNNNNNNNNNNNNNNNNNNNNNNNNNNNNNNNNNNNNNNNNNNNNNNNNNNNNNNNNNNNNNNNNNNNNNNNNNNNNNNNNNNNNNNNNNNNNNNNNNNNNNNNNNNNNNNNNNNNNNNNNNNNNNNNNNNNNNNNNNNNNN is a genomic window containing:
- the LOC106306912 gene encoding uncharacterized protein LOC106306912, producing the protein MAGVKRKLSPESDPNALHKVLDEVTCPVCMDHPHNAVLLLCTSHDKGCRSYICDTSYRHSNCLDRFKKLHSEPPTDPNPEPNSASRANINEPQSTFHRVPGNQVAVRDSESLRRSGVGEETTNLKCPLCRGTVLGFKVVEEVRSYLDMKNRSCSRESCSFTGNYQDLRRHARRIHPTSRPSDTDPTRERAWRRLENQREYGDIVSAIRSAMPGAVVVGDYVIENGDRFPGEREAGNGGGSNSSSDIWTTFVLFQMIGSLENNGGSSGSGSGGGGSRSHRSRAWRNTHRRSSSDRRYLWGENLLGLQDEDNDDDDGEGLRLQNETGDGSNHVPRRRRRFGRPRSSGNHPR